GCATGGCAAACCGTATACACCTACTTTCGTCAGTGGCGCAAAGATGGAACCTGGGTGCGGATGCACGACCGATTGCGAGAGTGTACCCGAATTGAACAGGAGCGTCATCGCAGCCCGTCGGAAGCGATTATCGACAGTCAAAGTGTCAAAAGTGCCGCTGGAGTGAGCCAATCGGTGGGCTACGATGCGGGCAAACAAATTAAAGGTCGAAAACGGTT
Above is a window of Neosynechococcus sphagnicola sy1 DNA encoding:
- a CDS encoding IS5 family transposase, which encodes MSKAYPSNLSQAQFELLNDLIPEPKFGGRPRSVDMWDVLNAIFYVLVEGVRWRGLPGDFPAWQTVYTYFRQWRKDGTWVRMHDRLRECTRIEQERHRSPSEAIIDSQSVKSAAGVSQSVGYDAGKQIKGRKR